One Thermoanaerobacter kivui genomic window, TATAATGTCTTCCATCTGACTTTTTAAAAAGTCATACCTCTCTTTTACCTCTTTATATTCCTCAATAGCTTCCACATTCACATTTCCTAAATCCTTTATCGCTTTTGACAAATAATTTGCCCTTTCCTTTAAATAAGAAATTTCTTTGTACTCTGCTTCCTGTAAAGCTTTTTCCAAAGTTAACTCATATTCTTCCCACAACCTAGTTTTGATGTTGTCAATCTCAATTTGATATTTTTGCATGTTTATTTCAATATTGTGAGTCATCTCTTTAATGTCAGAATATTCCTGTTGTAATATCAAAAACTTTTCCTTGTATACTTCTAATTCCTTGTTGTTCCCAGACAACTCTTCTTCCAACTGTGATATCTCCGTTTGTATTTTTTCAATTTCTTTTTGCAATTCTTCTATTTGAATTTCAAATTTCTCCTCATCTGATAACAAAGTCTTTTTTAAAGCTTCTATGTCATTAATATTTTTCTCTTTGTCTTCAATATTACTTTTTTCTCTGCCTAATTCTTGCTGCTTTTCTTTTAAATTATGGACCTCGTTCTGAAGTTTTTGTTCAGTTCTGGCAATTTCAATTTTTAAAGTGGTAATTTCTTTTTCTAAAGCTTGAAGAATTTCTACATTTTCATTATTTGTCTCCTTAAAACCCTCAATTAAAGCATTGATCTCCTCTTTTCTATTCTCTAAACTCGTCAATTCCTTAAGATATTTGCTAATTTCTTCTTGATAATTATAAATATTTTCTTTTATTTGTTTAATTTCAATATTATAACTTTCAACTTGACTTAACAAGTTTTCTATCTCCCGCTTCAAAGACCACTCTCTTTGCTTTTCTTGGTTTATTTTATAATTTATATCAGATATTTCCTGTTCTATAACACGAATTTGGCCTTCAATAAAAGTCTTATCTTTTGCTATTTTTTCAATAGCCTCTGTCAATTCTTTAATGCCTTGTTCTAATGTAACAATTTCCCTTTTTAAATTATTTATTTCCTCTTTTCTTCTAAAAATACTTTGGACCTTCGGCTTCAAACTTCCACCAGTTATTGCTCCTCCAGGATTTATGACTTCTCCCTCTAAAGTGACAATTTTATAAGATTGATTATATTTTTTAGACAAATTTATCGCATTTTCAATAGTATCTACTACAATAACTCTACCTAACAAAAATTTAAAAATATCATCTAAACTACTGTCATATTTAATAACGTCACAGGCAACCCCTATTACTCCTTTTTCATTTAAAATCTTTGATTCCTCTTTGGAAAGTTTTTTGCCCTGTACCAAATCAAGAGGCAAAAAAGTCGCTCTTCCTAAATTCTTTTGCTTTAATACCTCTATTAGCTTACCCACTTGATTAGAATACCTTATGACAATATTTTGAACGCTGAAGCCTAAAGCTACTTCAATCGCAGTGCTGTAAATACTTTCTACTTCTAAAAGCTCTCCTACCACTCCTATTATATTTTCTTTAAAATCATTATTAAACTCTGATAATTTTAACAAATTTTTTACAGCAGCACTGTACCCTTCATAATTTTTATCCATCTCTTCTAAAAGAGAAAGTTGAGACTTTTTACGATTGTATTCTTCTTTCCACGCTTTTAAGATATTTTCAAAGGAAACTAATGTATTACTAACTTCATGTAATTTCTCTTTTTTAACTGTAACTTCCTTCGATTTATCATTAAGTAGATTAGACAAAAAGTTCAAATCGCTTTCAACCTTTGATTTTTCTTCTTCTAGTTTTTTTATTTGTTCTTTAGCATTCCTGATGTGCATTTTAATATTTTCTTCTCTGTTTAACACGTCTTCTTTCAAGGAATTGTACAGAGACAGCTTCCCTTTCACATCAGCTATGCTATTGAGCACATCGACTATTTCTTCTTTTGACCTTTCTACTTCCTCAAAACGATCTTTTTGTTCTTTTTGCAAATTGGAATACTTTTCCTCTAACTCTTTTAATTTCTTATTAAGAACATTTTTGGTTGAATATAACAGTGACACATTTGTCTCTAT contains:
- the smc gene encoding chromosome segregation protein SMC, which codes for MYLKKLEIQGFKSFADKVTLNFEKGVTAIVGPNGSGKSNISDAVRLVLGEQSIKSLRGSKLEDVIFAGSEKRKPLGFCEINLTLDNSDSYLPFDYTEVVVARKIFRSGESEFFINKTPCRLKDIYELFLDTGVGKEGYSIIGQGKIEEILSAKPEDRRQIFEEAVGISKFKYKKEEAEKKLAVANDNLVRLNDIIVELEKQLIPLEAQKRKAEEFLRLSKEKRKVDISLYVQLIKNLMKEYEIFSEKYEDLKAQLDDKKAQINQGQEDLTNKEKEIIFFQRQIDDKKEQYFNKLKDLETINGKRELTKEKLKNLSETSQLHKEELEKAKKKADFLVQELKKIETNVSLLYSTKNVLNKKLKELEEKYSNLQKEQKDRFEEVERSKEEIVDVLNSIADVKGKLSLYNSLKEDVLNREENIKMHIRNAKEQIKKLEEEKSKVESDLNFLSNLLNDKSKEVTVKKEKLHEVSNTLVSFENILKAWKEEYNRKKSQLSLLEEMDKNYEGYSAAVKNLLKLSEFNNDFKENIIGVVGELLEVESIYSTAIEVALGFSVQNIVIRYSNQVGKLIEVLKQKNLGRATFLPLDLVQGKKLSKEESKILNEKGVIGVACDVIKYDSSLDDIFKFLLGRVIVVDTIENAINLSKKYNQSYKIVTLEGEVINPGGAITGGSLKPKVQSIFRRKEEINNLKREIVTLEQGIKELTEAIEKIAKDKTFIEGQIRVIEQEISDINYKINQEKQREWSLKREIENLLSQVESYNIEIKQIKENIYNYQEEISKYLKELTSLENRKEEINALIEGFKETNNENVEILQALEKEITTLKIEIARTEQKLQNEVHNLKEKQQELGREKSNIEDKEKNINDIEALKKTLLSDEEKFEIQIEELQKEIEKIQTEISQLEEELSGNNKELEVYKEKFLILQQEYSDIKEMTHNIEINMQKYQIEIDNIKTRLWEEYELTLEKALQEAEYKEISYLKERANYLSKAIKDLGNVNVEAIEEYKEVKERYDFLKSQMEDIIKARETLISVIEETNKIIKTKFKDGFELIQLQFKETFKRLFGGGHAELILTDENNLLETGIEIKAQPPGKKLQNLSLLSGGEKALVAISLLFAMILIRPTPFCILDEIDAALDDTNVERFAQFLKELSKDTQFIVVTHRKGTMMIADAIYGVTMQEKGVSKLLSLKLNKDSTTGGLVHHA